The genomic region gttttcaaattatagAAATCAGTTTTCTTCAATCttattggctcaaataatttgcatcttaatACTGGATTTCTCGGATCCACTTtcttcatgattttttttaggcGAGTTTTTAAggtacattaaaataatatttagtttgTTTTAATTTTCTTATATAAGATTAGCTTATGGTTAAGATTGAATATCATTtcattgaataaatattaatgtaatttataaaataatagtgtttaataaaataatacaataatatcagtgaaaaataatataatgactattaatacaatgtaatataaaaaaaattgttctcACTTTCCTCTCTTTTGCTACAtttttacaataaaaataaaatataagattagCTTATGTTTAAGATTGAATATCATTtcattgaataaatattaatgtaATTTACAAAATAATAGTGTTTAAAAAAATAATGCAATGaatatcaatgaaaaaataatataatgaatattaatacaatgtaatataaaaaaaaattgttctcacTTTCCTCTCTTTTGCTACAagtaaatatttaaattttctttacATTGAagtataatttttattatttgttCATTAATCATattctcaaataaatattaaatttgagATGAGTTATCTAGTATtcttaattgaaaaaaattaaatattatttacatAGGATTAGATTTATAGCTTAGTGTTAGAGTTTATTTTGAGTAGACttaaattagggttaggactaTGATTCACTTAGTGTTTAATTAAAGctataaaagaaatttttgagttTGAATTTAATTACGGTTATAATTCAAacatggttagggtaaggatttaATTAGGATAAGGGTTAGGTATAAAGTTAAATTGGAGTTAGGGTAAAGGATCAATTAGCCTTATAGGTAAAACTTTTGATTTAGGGTTAGGGAAAAATTATGGTTAGGATATTAAAAGAGATTAGGAATACAATTCAATTTAGATTATAGTTATAATTGGACTTAGAGAGGACTTTTATTAGAGttaaaatagggttagggtaaCGGTTAATATTAGGGTTCAATTGAGGTTAGGGATTATAGTTAGGTTCAAATAAGATTACaacttaattagggttaggattcaattaaagtTATACAAAACTATTATTCTCTTGTATTTGTTAATTGTTTGCAAAAAAACATACTCAATTACTATTACAAAGGAAAGTAATAGCCACTACATGGCACTTGtttagatttgtttgaagtatgAGAAGATCAAATGACAAAGAAAAGGCCCATATTAAGTCAAATTTAAAATTGCCAAGTTTATGATATATATTACAACATTGTGTGGATTCCCTAGAATAAGTTTATATTTTGTGAATAAGTTTAGAATAAGTTGTACCATACGTCTCATAACAACTTTTAAACGTGTTTTTGAAAAGTTGTGATTATGTGAATATTATTAGaaatcaaaattattaaaaaaaacaatgtTCATTCTATAGCTTTCAAGAGATATGTATACAATGACTTTGGcttcttgtaattttatttttcatgttataaCTCTTACTATGTTTTTTTATCTCTCTTAAACATTATAATTATATAACagattataaaaaatataatttaaagttgaatgtttaatttttcatatttttatgcatgcctttggatcatatctacatctattgtgatttggaatgtttggctagagcgaaacaacgggatatttaaaaaaacaagttctcctgtatctgaggttctattaaaagttgagtcttcaatctctaaggttgctttgccatttatttataagaatttggaaaatcttacttcttttacgcactgggatagtagagttagtagagtttggaagatgctatcggttttaccctctcatggttcaatttttaaaaagaatgatgcaataggtaagagattatctgctagatggaaacctccccTGCAgaggcactttaaactgaattttgatggggcctctcgtggtaaccctgggtcagctagggtaggcatggtaatttatgatcacaatgaaaattttattcgagctaagtgtcatgctattggttttaaaactaacaattgggtgaactcacaatactggttcccactttttgaccaactttgacacttatatgaatattttcaaaaaaaacttcactttccgacacctataacttttaaaccgttaagaatttgaagatgatataaaatagtgatttttaacatcttgtttgtagattctaaatacaattttttcaaatttgtttgaataaaattttattgatttttccatctccctcaaaaagtaattttttacagcaaacaacattttttaagagtgatgtgtatctcgaaacgcataattttttttctataaatgataaaaacttaattcttttgaattttggtttgtaacatcaatacccagggcatgcagttggtttgatagtgatatgttgaatatatttcattttattatgttttgaagtttgactaattataatttagatataggtgtatgtttgaacacataacttgttctatatatatcaaaattcaattttcttttttttgttagaaagaaaacatcaatacctagggtatagatatttttcagattttttttgaattagtttactatttttcccaatgcattgaacaaagaagatcatgttcggtgaaaaacctacattcataagaaataaaataaaataatattaatgaaattaaatatattaaaagttatactatttggaaagcttataataaggactaaatactttaaaaaaaataacttttaaatgaattgatttgaccccccaaaagctaatgtaaaattggttttttatcagcatttgatagatgcaaaggagactccatttcaagtatgatttagaagtagagaggttttatccaagaaattttgatgtaagagcctttgatttaactctcttcaattaattacttaaaatgggacctcttaaagcttaaataattatattttctaaaaaatgtatgatttcagcaaaaatcaggacgtaccaaaaagtgggaaccagctttgtgagttcacccaattatgccgaatttcatgctttgtcttttggattggatatggcaatctctttgggaattaaggacttaataattgaaggtgattctatggtgattattcaatctgttatgaaaaagaaatcaaattgttggaatttgcaatatatacttgatctcattttacaaaaattagaattgtttgaatctttcttgttatcccgttgttacaaagaagttaataagattgcggattatttggcaaatttagccattgatagcaatgctaattagcgagaggtgggttttaaggaaattccttctagggtatgggaaggtttgcaacaatagttatgtgatttccTTGAGTAAAGTTGATGTAAaactttatgatgataattattcccgatttcccttttcatttcaagtattcatgttcgttgtttggaggagagttcgagctcatggtatttgatacaatagtgtttttccaaaggttttttgatactttcttttttggcaggaaggtttttatctcatgggatttggcacaaggctttggaaaattttgtcttcttccattgatagcagttgtggagtgtacatttgaaaattatccgatgggccatatgggctctatgtaaaactgatattatacGTGTTGTggccgcattttgtatgtggttttgggcagggtgtataaactgatctattagatactataggtttattttatgagctgtgatcagaggttttcttcccagggatCTTTCCtccagtatgctctttgaatcatgtgtaaaaaaataaaaaatattaataaaaaagtttagtggaataatccacttttattgaaaaaaaaatcatattttaaaaatattttattacaaATCTTAATTTACGAATCTAACATATTTTTAATGAATATTGAGAGATGAACAAGAGAATTTGAGCTGAAGACATAGGAATTAGGGAAAATTTATTCTAGGGACTTTTAGCAAGAATTATGTGTCTGTACAAGAAGCCAAGTCATTGTATAAATATCTCTTGAAAGCTATAGAATGAACattgttttttttataattttgatttCTAATAATATCAAACATACATCAAGATGAGTGTAGGGAGCCAAGATGCCAAATCATGCTCCTTAACTCACATTCCCTTGAACATACATCATAACTGCATTGGGCATGATAATGGAAAACGTGAGGTAAATGTAGTGCCAGTTAAAGAAGGATATATGTTGTTTGCCTTCCTCTGGATGTTGGTGATAAAATGGTTTTACTGCAAATGATTGTAGAGATGCCTTCATCGCATCTGACCTAAAAGATATCATATAAAGTAATGTGTACATAGGCACCATGATTGTCAAGAATGCTAAGCCTGGGAGATACAAAAGTGAGGAGacaatgatcatcttatagtgTCCCACATCAGCAACACTGAGGAAGCCTCCTATTAGGGAAACAATGACTCTCAGGCCAGACCAGGTGTTAACTATTCCCACAGATGTTGAAACACCCTAGTGCATCACATCTATTATGTATGTGAATAGCCTTGCTGCAATAGTGAAGTATGTCAATCTCTCAGCCATTTCAATCACTACATTGTATACAACACATCAATGTTTTGAATGACTAATTGCTTGACCCCATATAAGTTAACCTCACTTTGCCTCTTTTTTGGGTAGAGGCAACACTTGCCAAGGTATTAAACCATAATCTAATTGATCATTTAAGATGCACTTTCTTCTCATTAGCCAAGTGAGTGGTGAACTAAGGATGTAGAGGCAAAGTGGGGCAAAGTGGGATTAACTAATATATTGTCAAGCTATTGGTCTTTGATTGAGGGTGTATTAGAGGGTTGTAGGCATAAGGAATCACTATGATAGTGATAACTATAGGTGGGTAATGAAAATATTTTTTACACTAAATGTACAAAGGATTAGAGAAATGTTAGATGATGAATTTTAACACATGATAATGTCAATTAGTGTTAAGAAGAGGCAATAGATCATCATAATGTAGGAAGCAATGTCATAAGGCACTAATTGTACAAGACTCAGTAGATGATACTCCTCACATGAAAATGTAAATCAAGGGTTATGAATCAAGAGGATGCTTATAGGTGTTGACACTAGTTGAATAGTACTAGTAGACAAGACATCAAGTTTGCATGGTAGTAAGATAAGTTAGATTAATGGATGGTCCAAATCATCAAgctttttttccccttttttagaTTAAGGAAAGTTTAGTATTTTTACATGATATAGAGTGTTAGTTTGTTTTTTATTGTTAATGTTTGTTTTTCTTTTGGAGATAAAGGGTGTTTATTAAATGTCAAGATAAAAAATGTTTTATGTTTACATTATGCCAATGTTTAGTGTTGATTAATTGCTTAATTTTGTGTATCTTCTAGATATTAGTTTTATACAAATTTGTCAGTTATCTAAATGACTGAAAATAGATAACTTTATAAATTCATAGTTGACATTATAAAATTGCATAGAATATAATAAATTTCTATGCATTCATTTGTAACacttataaatataatttatataattattttatattgttttgatCCATGATTCTAGTCAGATGAGTAGTATAATCTATTGGCAAAGAAAAAGACCAtattcaaccaaaattaaaattGCCAAGTTTATGATATGTATTAATACATTGGGTGGGTTCTTTAGcaagaaaatatttatattttatggtTATTAGTTATTCTAGTTAAAAAGAAAGAGTTGAGATACTCAAGTTAGTTGCATGCAATTGCATGTTAGGATATTATCTTTATCTTTTTTATATGTATAATACTTCTAATAATAACCTTTGAACTTGCTCCTAAATGTTTTTAATTATGTGAATATTAGTAACAATTTAAGTAAAAATAAATGTTACTTATATAACTTCGAAGAGATACTTATACTATGTATATACTTGAGCACTCTGCATAAGAAGATACTGTGTCTATACTTGAGCACTCTGCATAAGAAGATAAGTGTAGATATCAAACTCATAGTTCAACTATGATGCCAAATCCTACTCCCTAACTCACATTAACTTGAACATACAATATCACTATATTGGTCATGAGAATGGAAAACATGGGGTAAAACTAGTACCAGGTAAAGGAGGAGATTTGTTGCTTGGTTTCCTCTAGATGTTGGTAATGAAACTATTCTACTACCAATTATTTTACAAATTATTTTAGGGATGACTTCATCACACCTGACCCAAAACTTAGCATATAAAGTGATGTGTACAAAGCCACCATTTGAGTGCTTGAGAAGAGAGTGGCACCAAGACTATAAAGAATGATAAGCCTAGGAGATACACAAGTGAggagataatgatcatattatagtATCCCATGTAGGCATCGCAAAGGAAGCCTCATATTAGGGGAACAATGGTTGTCATGCTAGACCTTTTGTTTACTCTTTTTGCATAAGTTGAAACACCTTGGTGTATCGCATTTGTTAGGTATGTGATTAACTCTACTGCTATTGTGAAGTATGTCGATCTCAACCTTTGCATTGTAGACAACACATCAATGCCTCAATCAACAAACAAATTCTTCATCCCATATAAGTTAAGTTCACTTTGCCTCTATTTTTTTGGGTTGGAGACATCACTTGCTATAGGTATTAAACCACACTATAATTGATCATGAAGATGTACTTTCTCACCATCACTTGAAGTGAGTGGTTTATACCTCTAATATATGTGTTGGCTATATTAGAAAAGTGGACATAAAGCTGGGCTAGCTAATATTTGGTCAAGCAATTCATCACTTATTGAGGATGTAGAAGAAAATTGGGGTTAATTACTATATGGTCAAGCTATTGATATTTGATTGAGAGTACATTTGAGGGTTGTGAATATAAGGAACAATTGGGATAGTGGTCACTATAAATGGGAAGCAAAAATCTTTCTCACACCACATGTGGTAGAAATGCTTAAAAAGGCGTGATGGTAGATGATGAATTTCAACACATGATCATGTCAATTGGTGTTAAGAAGAAGCAATGAATCTTCATAGTGTTGCAGGCAATGGCATAAGAAACTAGTGTACAAGACTAGTAGATGCTAGTCACATAAAAATGTAAATCAAGGGTTAGAAATCAAGAGGATACTAGGTGTTCACACTTGTTGATTAGTACTAGTAGACAAGACATCAAGTTTATGTAGTAGTAAAACGAGTTAGATTGATGAAAGCTCCAAACCATCAAGTAGTTTTTTCCCCTTTAGATTAAGGAAGGTTTGGAATTTCACATGATACAAAGTGTTAgtttgttgtttattgttaatgtTTGTTTTCCTTTTGGAGATAAGGGTATTTTTTTGATGTTATGATCTAAAATGTTGTATGTTTACACTATGCTAATGTTGAGTGTTGATTAATTACTTAATGTTGTGTAGCTTTTAGATATTAGTTTTATACAATTCAATAGTTATCTAAATGACTGATGACTCTATAAATTCATGTTTGACGTTAATAAAATTGAATAGAATATAATAAATGTTTGTGTATTCATTTATAATACTAACAAATATAATTTAtatgattattttatattttttgattCATGATTCTAACCATATTACAAATCTCACtaaatttcattatttaaatttcTCACACAACCACTTGAATGTATTAGTCCCAAATCAAAGAGTTTTCATAAACCTAAGTCCAATATCATTTTCAAACTGACTCAGTTTTACCAAATTGCATAAGCTCTACCAAGAATTTATGTTTAAATCAACTTGCATAGTCTGGTGTTTTGATtacattatattatttttttatacgAAGAGAATTAGAAGTTTCTTGTATAATGGATTAGGTGAGGTTTTTAAAAACCTTTAATTAGATGATTAGATCAATTATACCTACCATATCACCTTTAATAAGCAATTGAAAAGAACTGAAACAATAAGATATGCATAAACCATTTTTATAAGAAAATTCATCTTTGTGGTCAAAGACGCAAATGAATTGTTAAACCCTATTTGTAAAAACGTTGAAAATTATGTACCAAATCTCATATAATTAATTATAACTCATAGTAAAATAAATTGAATTGTTTTATTTATTACATACATTAGAAAACTGGTTTTGTTTCTTTGCGAATCTTGATTTTCTCCGATTTAAATAAAATTAGTTGCCCAGTCCATCCAGGCCGGCTGAGAATATACCTCTGCCAATAAGTTAACATGCCTACTAAATTATTTCATTCCAGTCTTCTAAGTTTGGAGTATGTTCTCACCAGTGAATGTGGACTGATCCTAATATATTTAAGAGTAAGATGAGGGAGACAATAAATGAGAAGTAATATATGAAGAGAAAAGCAATCACAATAGCAGGTGGATCAATTCTGCTCTCAGAAATGAATAATTTGGAAGGCTCCATGAATTGTAAAGGTCAGATCATTCTCTTACTCATCTTCACTTCTTTTATCTTAGCAACATTTTCATCCAATGAGTTGCAATACCATAATCAGATTGATGTAGAAGCTTTGCTTGAATTAAAGAATTCTGTAAAAGTGGATCCAAGTCTTTCTTTGTCCAGCTGGGCAAATGGAAACAATATTTGCAACTGGACTGGAATAACTTGCGATCGCAATCAAAGGGTTGTGAGTCTGGTTCTCAAATACAGGGGATTGGCTGGTACCATACCCCCTCACATAGGCAACATGTCCTTCCTCACCATGCTCGACCTCTCTTACAACTATTTCTCTGCCCACATTCCCCAAGAGCTTGGTAAATTACAAAAGCTGCAGTACATTAAGCTCTATGAAAACATCTTGCAAGGTCCAATTCCAGGTAGTATGTCTGCATGCACAAATCTTTTAGAACTCCGGCTAAACAATAATTTGTTGAGCGGAAGCATTCCACCAGAGTTGAGTTCCTTGTATAACCTGAAGAAACTCGACATCTCCTCCAATAAATTGAGTGGTATCATCCCTCAAGGCTTGGCAAATTGCACTCTGCTTAAAAGGCTAGATCTTGGGCATAATAATTTTACAGGCATCATCCCCAGGTCGATAAGTAATTGCACAAAATTGCGTGTCTTACATCTGAAAGAAAATGCGCTTGAAGGACCAATTCCCTCTGAGATATTAACATCGATGACCAGATTACATTATCTGCGTCTGAATTCCAACAAACTCAACGGTAGCATCTCCATGGAGATTGGCAAATTATGGAGATTGAGGGTGATTAACTTTCGTTACAACAGTCTTACAGGTAGCATTCCCATGGTCCTGGCGAACTGTTCGTCTCTGGAAACGCTGGCTTTGGCTTCCAATTCCTTGTATGGCACCGTTCCACCAGAATTGTCTTCACTTAACCGACTGCAGGAACTGTGGTTGAGTAACAATAGCCTTGGAGGATCAATTCATTTTGTCATGAACTACACTGAATTGAAGAAGCTGTCCGTAGGGGGTAACAAGTTTGAAGGTACAATTCCAGAGGTTATAGGCAATAAGCTGCCCAAATTGCAAGTGATTGAACTGACCAGTAATCAATTAAGAGGCAGCATCCCAAAATCTCTAGCAAATTGTTCGGCGCTCCATTTTTTTTCAGTATTTGGAAACAATTTGAGCGGAGAAATACCCCAAGAATTGGGAGCGTTGACTCGTCTACAAACACTTCAGCTTGGTGTTAACAGCTTCGAGGGATATATTTTTCCCTTTCCATTAAATTGTACAGAATTGCAGGTGTTTGAATTGACAGAAAACGGGTTCCTGGGTTCCATTCCTGGAGATATTGGCCTGAAGCTCCCCAACTTACAAATCTTTTATGCGGCAGCTAATCAATTTCGTGGGGTTATACCAAATTCTCTGGGAAATTGTTCTCTTCTCTCAATTCTTGTTCTTGCAGGGAATCAGCTAAGTGGTGCGGTGCCTCAAGAATTGGGAATGCTAACCGCTCTACAGAGACTCTACCTTGGGTTTAACAGCCTGTCAAATGGACACTGTGGTATAATGTGTGCATTAGATGTATTTTCTAACTGCTCCATTCTTGAACATCTGTATCTATCGGAAAATGATTTCAGTGGCACTTTATCAAGGAGCATAGGAAACCTGTCTCCTAGGCTATCAAAATTGTACTTGGACGGCAACAACATCACTGGCAATATACCAGAAGAGATTGGCAACCTTACTGAGTTGACCCTCTTCGATCTCAGTTATACAAATGTAATTGGGCAGGTCCCGAGTGCATTGGGCCGTCTGAAGAATCTACAGTTGTTGGATTTGAGCTCCAACGAATTGCAGGGCAGCATTCCATTAGAATTTAAGATGCTGGTAAACCTGGAATATCTATTACTTAAGGTAAATCATATTTCTGGAGACATTCCTTCATATTTGGGCGATCTGCAACAGCTTAGGGAACTTGACTTGAGTCATAACAAGCTCACAGGAAGAATACCGAATGCCATTGGGCTATGTTTCCGCCTAGAGAAGATTGACCTCTCATACAACAGCCTTGCAGGAAATATCCCTATGGAGATCTCAAGCCTCCATTCATTGGCATTTTACCTCAATTTTTCCTATAATTCATTGACTGGAAGATTGCCTTCTCTAGGGGGAATGCAACAGATTCAAGCCATAGACATCTCATCTAACAAACTATCAGGACGTATCCCTGGCGATATTGGCAGTTGCTCGGGATTGCAATACCTGAACCTTGCCAAAAACAGATTGGAGGGAATGGTGCCAATGTCAATAGGGCAGCTTAAGAGCCTTGAAAGCATTGACATGTCTTTCAATGACTTGTCTGGGCCAGTGCCACCGCCTATTGCAAATCTCTCCATGCTCCGCCATTTAAATTTCTCATACAACAACTTGAGTGGATCAATCCCAAATCAAGGAGCTTTCAGAAACCTAAGTGCAACATCATTTTTGGCGAATCCAGGATTATGTGCAGGCTCAGGCTGGTTGAATTTACCAAATTGCACAAGCTCTGCAAAGAATCATCGTGCGTTGAACAGGAACATTGTCTTGGTTACTTCAATTGGCACATTCTTGGCATTGTGTTGCATTTTGggtgcattttacattttctaCGGAAGGACTAAAGGGACACCTATTACAAATAGTTTGTTGGGGCAAGGTTTCATGCAAATTTCTAGCCAGGAGCTTCACACAGCAACCCAGGGATTTAGTGCCACTAATTTACTAGGCAACGGTAGCTTCGGGTCAGTTTACAAAGGGGTCTTGTCTGATAACAAGATGGTTGCTATTAAGCTGTTCGATCAGGACCCCCAAAATTCATACAAGCATTTCGTCAGGGAATGCAGAGTACTGAGAAAAATCAGGCACCGCAATCTTGTGAAAGTCTTGTCCTCTTCCTCTACTGGAGATATCAGGGCTTTGGTACTTGAATTTATGTCACAGGGGAGCCTAGAACAACATCTCCATACATATTTAACACAGTGTAGCCTGAGTTTGAAGATGAGAGTGAAGATTGCACTTGATGTGGCACATGGGATGGCGTATTTACATCATGATTGTTCTCCCCCTATTGTTCATTGCGACTTGAAGCCTT from Cryptomeria japonica chromosome 3, Sugi_1.0, whole genome shotgun sequence harbors:
- the LOC131061606 gene encoding probable LRR receptor-like serine/threonine-protein kinase At3g47570 codes for the protein MKRKAITIAGGSILLSEMNNLEGSMNCKGQIILLLIFTSFILATFSSNELQYHNQIDVEALLELKNSVKVDPSLSLSSWANGNNICNWTGITCDRNQRVVSLVLKYRGLAGTIPPHIGNMSFLTMLDLSYNYFSAHIPQELGKLQKLQYIKLYENILQGPIPGSMSACTNLLELRLNNNLLSGSIPPELSSLYNLKKLDISSNKLSGIIPQGLANCTLLKRLDLGHNNFTGIIPRSISNCTKLRVLHLKENALEGPIPSEILTSMTRLHYLRLNSNKLNGSISMEIGKLWRLRVINFRYNSLTGSIPMVLANCSSLETLALASNSLYGTVPPELSSLNRLQELWLSNNSLGGSIHFVMNYTELKKLSVGGNKFEGTIPEVIGNKLPKLQVIELTSNQLRGSIPKSLANCSALHFFSVFGNNLSGEIPQELGALTRLQTLQLGVNSFEGYIFPFPLNCTELQVFELTENGFLGSIPGDIGLKLPNLQIFYAAANQFRGVIPNSLGNCSLLSILVLAGNQLSGAVPQELGMLTALQRLYLGFNSLSNGHCGIMCALDVFSNCSILEHLYLSENDFSGTLSRSIGNLSPRLSKLYLDGNNITGNIPEEIGNLTELTLFDLSYTNVIGQVPSALGRLKNLQLLDLSSNELQGSIPLEFKMLVNLEYLLLKVNHISGDIPSYLGDLQQLRELDLSHNKLTGRIPNAIGLCFRLEKIDLSYNSLAGNIPMEISSLHSLAFYLNFSYNSLTGRLPSLGGMQQIQAIDISSNKLSGRIPGDIGSCSGLQYLNLAKNRLEGMVPMSIGQLKSLESIDMSFNDLSGPVPPPIANLSMLRHLNFSYNNLSGSIPNQGAFRNLSATSFLANPGLCAGSGWLNLPNCTSSAKNHRALNRNIVLVTSIGTFLALCCILGAFYIFYGRTKGTPITNSLLGQGFMQISSQELHTATQGFSATNLLGNGSFGSVYKGVLSDNKMVAIKLFDQDPQNSYKHFVRECRVLRKIRHRNLVKVLSSSSTGDIRALVLEFMSQGSLEQHLHTYLTQCSLSLKMRVKIALDVAHGMAYLHHDCSPPIVHCDLKPSNVLFDETMTAHVADFGISRLLTSPVSASSSTSRLKGTVGYLAPEYGLGAQVSTKGDVYCFGILILEMVTKKRPTDGMFSGDVTLPRWVRRAFPEAVEGVVDRELLVDQQTEGESSSSATPGTTGEELESFEHGRCLVSLIGLGLQCTSENPGDRPTMREVEGMLDKMVYGRAYGNLEEHSSVQNLLSAGNRVHHGNSSTDESESS